The following DNA comes from Streptosporangiales bacterium.
CGGCCATCATCGTGCGCAGGGCGGCTGCGTCGGCAGTCGACCAGCGCGCCAGCTCGTCGGCGGTGGCGTCCACGTCGCGGTGCATCACGACCGCTTCTTCGTCCAACGGCATGACGACCGCTGGATCGGTGTGGATGTACTGCAGTCCGTAGCGGGCGAGCAGCCCCAGCTCGTCGTCGCGGATCAGTGGGTTCGACTGGACGACGACGTGGGCGCTGGAACACGAGTCGTGCCGCCAGCCGGGGAAGGTGAGCTCCTCGGTGATGGTGTCGCCGCCGAGCTGCGCGCCCGCTTCGACGACGAGCACCTGCAGGCCTGCCTCCGCGAGGTATGCCGCGCACGTGAGCGCGTTGTGGCCGCCGCCGATCACCACGATCTCCGCATCCGCCGCGGTCATGATGTGGCTCCCAAGGCGACGAGGCCGGTTGGGAACCGGTGCAGCGATTCGTAACCATGTTCCGTGATGACGACCATCTCGCCGGTCTGGACGCCGGCCTTGAGATCGGGTGTGCACACGTTCGGCTGCACCACGAGAGTGGTGCCCACCCGCAACGGCTCCGCGTGCAGTCCCGCCGGCTCGGCGTGGCGTTCGCTGAGCACCGGGGGCAGGTAGCCGCCGCCGAGCCCGTGCACTAGGTCGTCGACCGTCACGAGACCCGCCGACCGTACGGGTGCCAGGGCGGCGAGCAACTCCGCCGGCACAGCGCCCGGGCGCAGCCGCGCCAGTGCCTCGTCGCGCACTGCCTCAGCAACCTCGTGCAGTCGGTCGTAGAGCGGTGTGGGTGGCGCCGCGATGGTTGCCGTACGCAGCAGCTGTGCCGGGTAGTCGGCGCCCCATCCCGCGCTGAGCTCGAAGACGACCACCGAGCCTGGACGGGCGCGGCGCGCGGACGGCCACTGCGCCGGCACACACCGATCCGGCGCGTCCATGGCGGTCGTGGTGACGTAGCAGATGTGGTGCGTGCCACCGGCGCGCCGGTACGCGAACTCCGCTGCCGCGACCATCTCCTGTTCGCTGGCGCCGCCCGCGGCCGTGTCGAGCAGTGCGGTGGCGGCGTGGTCGGTCAACGCGGCCGCATGCCGCAGCCAGCCGAGCTCTTCTGTCGACTTGGTCATCCGGAGCCTGGTGTACGCGGTGTCGAGGCCGACGACGTCGGTGGCCCAGACGCAGACGGCGTCGCGCACCGGCCGCGGTAGCGGCCCGACCAGAGCCACTGTGCATGGTTGCCTGCCGCGGGTGAGCGCGTCGACGGTCGCCGTGGGGGTGTTGCCGTCCAGCTGCGCCACGCGGTCGCCGAGGCCCGCGGCTGCGGCCGTCCTGCGGGCGTCCGGCACGTGGTTGGGGAAGCCGACGAGCAGGTCGGCCGTCAGGTCGGGATGCAGCACCACCACCGCCTCCCTGGTGACCGGCCAGGTGGTCAACCACGGAATCGCCGTACCGGAGCGGTTGGCGCCGTACGCGACCACTGTGTCGGCTCCCGCGGCGGCCGCAGCCTCGACGAGCCGGCGCCGGCGAGCGAGCAACTCGCCGCGGCTGAACGGCGGAGGTGCGCTCGGCAGTTGGGACGTCGTTGACACAACGTCGATGATCGGCGACTATGCACACGATTGCAATAGGTGGGTGTGTCATGGACGACCGGGTGGCGTCGGCGATCGCGAACTGGGCACCGCGGTTCACCACGAACGGTGTGGCGGTCAGCGACTTCGAGCGGGTGACCCGCAGCGTCGGACGGTGGGACGACTGGTGTTCCGCATGGAGCGCCGTCGCTGCCGAACACGAGGCGCTCGCCGCGGAAGCGCTGCACGAGCAGCGGTTGCGCTCGGCCGGGCAGCATTACGCGCGGGCCGCCGTCTACTACCACTTCGCCAAGTACCTCTTCGTGCACGACCGGGCGCAGCTGCGCGAGGCGCACCAGGCGGCCGTGCGGTGCCTGGACGTGGCGCTACCTTACCTGGACCCGCCCGGGCGGCGGATCGAGATTCCGTACCGCGGGTCGAACCTGGTGGGGATCCTGCGGTTGCCGTCCGGCGCCGACGGCCCGCAACCGTTGGTAGTGCTCGTACCCGGGCTGGACTCGGCGAAGGAGGAGTTCAGGTCGACCGAGGCGCTGTTCCTGGAGCGGGGACTGGCGACGTTCAGCGTGGACGGGCCCGGGCAGGGCGAAGCCGAGTACGACCTGCCGATCCAGGGTGACTGGGAGGTGCCGGGCGAAGCGATCCTCGATGCGGTCGCCGCTCTGGCCGAGGTCGACCAGGAGCGCATGGGCGTCTGGGGCGTGAGCCTCGGTGGCTACTACGCGCCCCGCATCGCCAGTGGTGACGACCGGGTGCGGGCGTGCGTCGCACTGGCCGGACCGTACGACTTCGGTGCCTGCTGGCCGGTGTTGCCCGCGTTGACCAGGGAGGCGTTCCGGGTGCGGTCGCGATCGGCGGACGACGGGGCGGCGCGTGAGGCGGCGCACGGGCTCAGCCTCGCCGGCCGTACGTCGTCGATCAGGTGCCCGCTGCTGATCGTCACCGGGAAGCTTGACCGACTGATTCCGTACCAACATGCGCAGCGGCTCGCCGCGGAAGCCGCGGGGCCGACCACGCTACTCCTGCTCGACGACGGCAACCACGGCTGCATGAACGTTGCGGCGAAACATCGCCAGAAGACGGCGGACTGGCTGGCCACTCGGTTGCAGGCCACTTGACGCTCTCGTCGCGTCTCGTCTACCGTCGTAGCAATCGATTGCATTCATCATCGTGCGAACGAACGGGGCAAGAGGTGGACTCGATGGCCGACCGAACGCTGCCGCCGCTACGGGTCGGCTGGATCGGCACCGGCCGGATGGGCGCGCCGATGGCGCGTCGGCTCGCTCGCCGCGGGGTGGATATTACGGTCTGGAACCGCACCCGTAGCAAGGCCGAGCCGTTGCAGGCCGACGGTGCCACCGTGGTCGACGACGTCCTCGACCTCGCCGACCGCGACGTGGTGTTCACCATGGTGGCCGCCTCGGACGACCTCGCCCAGGTGCTCACGGGCAAAGGTGGCTTGCTGACCGACGCCGACGCCAAGCCCGACATCGTCGTGGACTGCTCCACCGTCTCCATCGAGACGGCCGCGGCGATGCGCGTCGCCGCGCGGGACCGGGGCGTCGAGTTCCTCGCCGCACCGGTGAGCGGGAACGGCAAGGTCGTGGAGGCGGGCAAGCTCAGCCTCGTCGCCTCGGGCGCTGAGGACGTGTTCCAGCGCGTGCAGCCGCTGCTCGAGTGCATCGGCCGGGCGGCGACGTACGTCGGGGAGGACGAGGCGGCGCATCTGGTGAAGATCTGCCACAACCTCTTCCTCGGTGTGGTCACGCAGTCGATGGCCGAGATCACAGTGCTGGCGGAGAAGGGCGGCGTCTCACGTACGGCGTTCCTCGACTTCCTCAACAACAGCGTCATGGGCTCGACGTTCACCAGGTACAAGTCACCGCAGTTCATCAAGCTCGACTACACGCCCACCTTCACGCCCGTGCTGCTCCGCAAGGACTTCGACCTCGGCTTGGCGGCGGCGAACGAGCTCGGTGTACCGATGCCGCTCGCCGCGCTGACCAAGCAGCTGGTGCAGGGCACCATCGGCCGCGGGCGGGCCGACGAGGACTTCGCCGTGCTGCTGGACCAGCAGGCCGCCAGCGCCGGGCTCGACCTGAAACCCGAGGAAGGCGACGTCGACGACGGCCTCGCAAGCGACTAAGGAGGCGATCGCATGATTGTTCCGGCGACTGCGCTCACACCCTCGCCCGGACGCATGAGTGTCGACTTCGAGGAGCGCGTCGATTTCGGGCGACTGCGCGACTACCGTCTCGGCCGGGCGCGTGCCGCGCTGGACGCGTCCGAGCTCGGTGCGCTCCTGGTGTTCGACGTGAACAACATCCGCTACCTCACGTCGACCATGATCGGTGAGTGGGCCCGCGACAAGATGGCCCGCTACGCGCTGCTGGCGCGCGAGGCCGAGCCGGTGGTGTGGGACTTCGGTTCCGCGGCCAAGCACCACCAGCTGTACGCGCCGTGGCTGCGACCGGAGAACTCACGGGCGGGGATGCTCGGCTTGCGCGGCTCCGTCGCACCCCCCGCCGGGCTCTTCGAGCTCGCCGCCCGTGAGATCAAGGAATTGCTCGAGCAGGCCGGCGTGGCAGACATGCCCGTCGGTGTGGACGTCGGCGAACCGCCGATGATCTTCGAGCTGCAACGGCTGGGTCTGGACGTCCGCGACGGGCAGCAGGTGATGCTCGACGCCAGGCAGATCAAGTCGCCGGACGAGATCGCGTTGCTTTCGACCGCCGCCTCGATGGTCGACGGCACGTACCAGACGATCGTCGACGCGCTGAAGCCCGGGATCAGGGAGAACGAAGTGGTGGCGCTGGCCAACAAGCGCCTCTATGAGAT
Coding sequences within:
- a CDS encoding M24 family metallopeptidase; the encoded protein is MSTTSQLPSAPPPFSRGELLARRRRLVEAAAAAGADTVVAYGANRSGTAIPWLTTWPVTREAVVVLHPDLTADLLVGFPNHVPDARRTAAAAGLGDRVAQLDGNTPTATVDALTRGRQPCTVALVGPLPRPVRDAVCVWATDVVGLDTAYTRLRMTKSTEELGWLRHAAALTDHAATALLDTAAGGASEQEMVAAAEFAYRRAGGTHHICYVTTTAMDAPDRCVPAQWPSARRARPGSVVVFELSAGWGADYPAQLLRTATIAAPPTPLYDRLHEVAEAVRDEALARLRPGAVPAELLAALAPVRSAGLVTVDDLVHGLGGGYLPPVLSERHAEPAGLHAEPLRVGTTLVVQPNVCTPDLKAGVQTGEMVVITEHGYESLHRFPTGLVALGATS
- a CDS encoding alpha/beta hydrolase encodes the protein MHTIAIGGCVMDDRVASAIANWAPRFTTNGVAVSDFERVTRSVGRWDDWCSAWSAVAAEHEALAAEALHEQRLRSAGQHYARAAVYYHFAKYLFVHDRAQLREAHQAAVRCLDVALPYLDPPGRRIEIPYRGSNLVGILRLPSGADGPQPLVVLVPGLDSAKEEFRSTEALFLERGLATFSVDGPGQGEAEYDLPIQGDWEVPGEAILDAVAALAEVDQERMGVWGVSLGGYYAPRIASGDDRVRACVALAGPYDFGACWPVLPALTREAFRVRSRSADDGAAREAAHGLSLAGRTSSIRCPLLIVTGKLDRLIPYQHAQRLAAEAAGPTTLLLLDDGNHGCMNVAAKHRQKTADWLATRLQAT
- a CDS encoding M24 family metallopeptidase is translated as MIVPATALTPSPGRMSVDFEERVDFGRLRDYRLGRARAALDASELGALLVFDVNNIRYLTSTMIGEWARDKMARYALLAREAEPVVWDFGSAAKHHQLYAPWLRPENSRAGMLGLRGSVAPPAGLFELAAREIKELLEQAGVADMPVGVDVGEPPMIFELQRLGLDVRDGQQVMLDARQIKSPDEIALLSTAASMVDGTYQTIVDALKPGIRENEVVALANKRLYEMGSDDVEAINAVSGERCSPHPHNFTDRLIRPGDQVYFDIIQSFNGYRTCYYRTFAVGRSTQMQRDAYVKAREWIDAAIEMVKPGVGTDDIARLWPRAEDFGFPSEMAAFGLQFGHGLGLALHERPIISRLNSLEHPVELEEGMVFALETYCPATDGYSAARIEEEVVVTADGCRVLTLFPAEELFVANAY